A genome region from Deinococcus sp. KNUC1210 includes the following:
- a CDS encoding GGDEF domain-containing protein has product MNPEKRSIYNIVLFAIIVGLSLSWYGSRDTLILHFLNFTQPFTVGACILCLYLLRRNQFRVVETIAGWTCIIYVLMVHVGLLSPGDFQPIYLQFLAPVVLLAASILLIVFEWRPAIAMIVGMYVVHLVLTIVLVVRFLGSDKLGIELYVELVVVIALILLVMLSVYQYRHAAVLTYAQTIERLAYTDSLTQIANRHALYASLEYALSAQRPMCLALLDIDDFKRINDQQGHNVGDQVLQGVAQTMKEVAPTSLIGRWGGEEFLMLAEDGTALLSDLHRVRAGVAALDVAGQHITVSIGATSLQSGDTQATAIARADALMYRAKAEGKNRVLADFGPEAVRLP; this is encoded by the coding sequence GTGAATCCAGAAAAACGCAGCATCTACAACATCGTCCTGTTCGCTATCATCGTTGGGCTGTCGTTAAGCTGGTACGGTTCCAGAGATACCCTGATCCTGCACTTTCTGAACTTCACCCAGCCTTTCACGGTCGGCGCCTGCATTCTGTGTCTGTACCTGTTACGCCGCAACCAGTTTCGCGTTGTGGAGACGATTGCCGGGTGGACCTGCATTATCTATGTCCTGATGGTGCACGTGGGGTTGCTCTCTCCGGGCGATTTTCAGCCGATCTATCTGCAGTTTCTGGCTCCGGTGGTGCTGCTGGCGGCCTCGATCCTGCTGATCGTTTTCGAGTGGCGACCGGCCATCGCCATGATCGTGGGGATGTATGTGGTGCATCTGGTCCTGACGATAGTGCTGGTCGTGCGGTTTCTGGGGTCGGACAAGCTGGGGATAGAGCTGTACGTCGAACTCGTGGTGGTGATTGCCCTGATCCTGCTGGTGATGCTGAGTGTGTACCAGTACCGACACGCCGCCGTCCTGACGTATGCCCAGACGATTGAAAGGCTGGCCTACACCGACTCGCTGACCCAGATTGCCAATCGGCACGCGCTCTACGCTTCTCTGGAATACGCTCTGTCGGCGCAGCGGCCCATGTGTCTGGCGCTGCTCGATATCGACGACTTCAAACGCATCAACGATCAGCAGGGTCACAACGTCGGTGATCAGGTGTTGCAGGGCGTGGCGCAGACCATGAAAGAAGTGGCCCCCACATCGCTGATCGGGCGCTGGGGCGGCGAGGAATTTCTGATGCTGGCCGAAGACGGAACCGCGCTGCTGAGCGATCTGCACCGCGTCCGTGCGGGTGTCGCGGCGCTCGATGTGGCGGGCCAGCACATCACGGTCAGCATCGGAGCCACCAGTTTACAGTCAGGAGACACCCAGGCAACGGCCATCGCACGCGCCGATGCGCTGATGTACCGTGCCAAGGCAGAAGGAAAAAACCGGGTGCTCGCCGACTTCGGGCCGGAGGCGGTGCGGCTGCCGTAA
- a CDS encoding metal ABC transporter permease — MLQALLHSLADPLTLGFFVRALIAVTTVSVLCALVGVWVVLRGLSYIGDAMSHAVLPGIVGAFLLNINLLLGAVVAAIFTALGIGFVSQRSGLKQDSAIGIVFVGMFALGVTMLSRAPTYSTDLANFLIGNPLGVTSADLWGALAVTLVVAFTLWAVQKELLLVSFDPTEARVVGLPVRRLNNLLLILVGLVVVLTVQLVGTTLSVSLLITSAASARLFAPSLRRMVVMAAVLGAICGVLGLYLSYFLNTAAGPTIVLVNTAAFLLALTLRGRREA, encoded by the coding sequence ATGCTCCAGGCCCTGCTTCATTCGCTTGCCGACCCGCTGACCCTCGGGTTTTTTGTCCGCGCCCTCATCGCTGTCACCACCGTCAGCGTGCTGTGTGCGCTGGTGGGCGTGTGGGTGGTGCTGCGCGGCCTGAGCTATATCGGAGACGCCATGAGTCACGCGGTGCTGCCCGGCATCGTGGGAGCGTTTCTGCTCAATATCAATCTGCTGCTGGGCGCGGTGGTGGCAGCCATCTTCACGGCGCTGGGGATCGGCTTCGTATCGCAGCGCAGCGGGCTGAAACAGGACAGCGCCATCGGGATCGTCTTCGTGGGGATGTTCGCCCTGGGCGTCACGATGCTCAGCCGCGCTCCCACCTACAGCACCGATCTCGCCAACTTCCTGATCGGCAATCCGCTGGGCGTGACCAGTGCCGATCTGTGGGGAGCGCTGGCGGTGACGCTGGTGGTGGCCTTCACGCTGTGGGCGGTGCAAAAAGAGCTGCTGCTGGTGAGCTTCGACCCCACCGAGGCGAGGGTGGTGGGGCTGCCGGTGCGCCGCCTGAACAACCTGCTGCTGATTCTGGTCGGGCTGGTCGTGGTGCTGACGGTGCAGCTCGTCGGAACCACGCTCAGCGTGTCGCTGCTCATCACCTCGGCGGCTTCAGCCCGGCTGTTTGCGCCCAGTCTGCGGCGCATGGTGGTTATGGCAGCGGTGCTGGGCGCGATCTGTGGTGTGCTCGGGCTGTATCTGTCGTATTTCCTGAACACGGCAGCGGGGCCGACCATCGTGCTGGTCAATACGGCGGCCTTCCTGCTCGCTCTGACGCTGCGCGGTCGGCGGGAGGCCTAA
- a CDS encoding RrF2 family transcriptional regulator yields the protein MRLSTTDIYAFQALGYLGTQLTAPGHPAAGQPGLGQTERWISSDDISEHTGIARPYLVRILAALTAKGVVKSKKGIGGGYALARKPALISLCEVVRAVDGPVAPLSCISLNWGEHCVEEDRCHARNTVYKRMRDAMLAVLQEFSVEDLVIDARQGVSYTHCLEHLLRPNV from the coding sequence ATGCGCCTTTCGACCACCGACATCTACGCCTTTCAGGCGCTGGGCTATCTGGGTACACAGCTCACGGCGCCCGGCCATCCGGCAGCGGGTCAACCTGGACTCGGCCAAACCGAACGCTGGATCTCCAGCGACGATATCAGCGAGCATACCGGCATCGCGCGGCCTTATCTGGTGCGGATTCTGGCGGCCCTGACCGCCAAAGGCGTGGTCAAGAGCAAGAAGGGCATTGGCGGCGGGTACGCCCTGGCCCGTAAACCGGCCCTCATCAGCCTGTGCGAGGTGGTGCGGGCGGTCGATGGCCCGGTGGCCCCGCTGTCGTGCATTTCGCTGAACTGGGGTGAACACTGCGTCGAGGAAGACCGCTGCCACGCCCGCAACACCGTCTACAAGCGCATGCGAGATGCGATGCTGGCAGTCCTTCAGGAATTCAGCGTCGAAGATCTGGTGATCGATGCCCGGCAGGGCGTGAGCTACACCCACTGCCTCGAACACCTGCTGCGCCCCAACGTCTGA